The DNA sequence TGGAAGGCACCGCAGCCACCAAGAACCCGTCCATCCCGATCTTCGGTGTGCCAACCACCGCCGGAACAGCTTCGGAAACGACCATCAACTATGTGGTCACCGACACCGCCAAGAAGCGCAAGTTCGTGGCCGTCGATCCGCACGATATCCCGCTGGTCGCCTTCGTTGATCCGGATATGACCGACTCGATGCCACGCAGCCTCAAGGTGGCCACCGGCCTCGACGCGCTGACCCATGCCATCGAGGGCTTCGTCACCCCGGGCGCCTGGGAGCTTTCCGATTGCCTCTCGCTGCAGACGATTCGCATGATCGCCGCAAACCTCGCCAAGTCCGCTGACGGCGACGTCAAGGCCGGCGAGCAGATGGCCTACGCCTCCTACATCACCGGCATGGCGTATTCCAACGTCGGCCTCGGCCTCGTTCACGGCATGGCCCACGCCCTCGGTGGCCTGCTCGGCGTCGCGCACGGCGTGGCGAACGGCATCCTGCTCGCCCCCGTGATGGAATACAACAAGGATTACACCGGTGAGAAGTACCGCGCCATCGCCCATGCATTCGGCGACCAGGATTCCTACAATCCCGACCGCTCGATCGAAGAGGTGCGCGAAGAGGCCGTGCAGAAGATCCACCAGCTCACCGTCGACCTCGGCAACCCGACCACCATCAGCGAGGTCGGCGCCAAGGAAAGCGACATCGACGGCCTGACCGAGAACGCCTTCGTGGACGTCTGCACCGGCGGCAACCCGCGCAAGCCTACCAAGGACGACATTCGTGCCATCTATGAGAGCCTGATGTAAGACTCCTCCAAAAGACAGTCATTCCGCCTCTGTGAATGCGTGAACACACGCAAATAAATTGATTATTGCCAAAGGCCCGCCGATATTTTCGGCGGGCCTTTGTTATGCCGGATTGACGACGGCGTTTTCGTGTCTGTTCGCGGGATTAGTTTTGAACTATGACAGACGCAGTGCAGACGGCGGGAAACGCCACAAATCCCGAAAACAAAGTCACCGATATGTATGAATACGGCTATCGCAAGTCCAATTACGGGCCGGACGAGCTCGTAACCGACGCGCATGGCAACCCGATCAGCGTGGTCGACGCGATGATGAGCGCCAAGGATGCCAGCGAGGCCAAAACGGTGACACCGCACCTATGCTATTATTCCCCGCGCATCCCCGGCAATACCGGCTCCGCGATTCGCCTGTGTGCGGTGACCGGGACGATCCTGCACCTGATCGAACCGCTCGGCTTCAACCTCAAAGACACGAAGCTGCGTCGTGCCGGCCTTGATTATCACGATATGGCCCACGTCGTGCTCCACCCGGATTTCGACGACCTGGTGAAGTCCATGCCCAACTCGCGCATCATCGCCTTCACCGCGCACGCGACCAAGCTGTACACCGATGTGCGGTACCGCCCAACCGACATCCTGCTGTTCGGCCCGGAGCCGGGCAACATCCCCGATCCGATGGACATTATGGAAGGCCCCCACGTCGCCGAGCAGGTGCGTCTGCCGATGCGACCGAGCTTGCGCTCACTAAATCTCACGAACTGCGCCTCCATCGCCATCTACGAGGCCTGGCGCCAGCTCGGATTCAAGGGCGGGGAATAATTGAAAACCGGCCTTTAGCCTGATATATTGGAAATGTCGGTTGGAGCCGGTTCGCTTCAGGGCATCAGCCCGGATCTCCAAAGCTTCGCTCCGTTGGGCTTCATCGGTAGGGCGTTTTTATTATTTTTCGTCCTCTATCATTACGAATTGGGTCGCTGGTTATTCCATCAGCGGCCCAATTACTTATCGGTTAAGATCTCCGATACTTATACGAGTTATACACCCATTCGCAACCTTCAGTTCTTGAAGCTGTGGATCGGGGCGGGAATGCGGCCGCCACGGGTGACGAAGGCCTCGCACGAGGTCTGGTTGACCGGAATAATCGGAGCATAACCCATGAGGCCGCCGAAATTCGCAACCGCTCCAACACCCTTGCCATAAACCGGGATAACGCGCACGGCGGTGGTCTTTTGGTTGACCATGCCGATGGCGGCCTCATCGGCGATCATGCCGGAAATCGTGAAGGCCGTGGTGACGCCCGGAATGGCGATCATGTCAAGACCGACCGAGCAGACGCAGGTCATCGCCTCGAGCTTTTCGATGGTCAGGCAGCCGGACGCAGCCGCGTCAATCATGTTCTTGTCTTCGGAGACCGGGATGAACGCACCGGAAAGTCCACCAACGTATGAGGAGGCCATGATGCCGCCCTTCTTGACCTGGTCGTTCAGCATCGCGAGCGCCGCGGTGGTGCCGGGGGCGCCGACCTGGTCAAGGCCGATCTTCTCCAAGACCTCGCCCACCGAATCGCCGACGGCTGCTGTGGGAGCCAACGACAGGTCGATGATGCCAAAGGGCACGCCAAGCCGCTTCGAGGCCTCCTGCGCGACGAGCTGGCCGACACGGGTGATCTTGAAAGCGGTGCGTTTGATGGTCTCACACAGGAATTCGAAATCCTTGCCCTTGGCTTGGTCGAGCGCGCGCGAAACCACGCCGGGACCGGAGACGCCGACGTTGACGACCACATCGCCCTCGGTGACCCCATGGAAGCCGCCGGCCATAAATGGGTTGTCGTCGGGGGCATTGCAGAAGGCGACGAATTTCACACAGCCGTAGCTGTCGTTGTCGCGCGTGACGTAGGCGGTGTCTTTGATGACGTGGCCCAGAAGCTCGACGGCGTCCATATCGATACCGGTTTTGGTGGAGCCGACGTTGACCGACGAGCAGACGATATCGGTTTGCGATAGTGCTTGCGGAATGGATTCGATAAGCATGCGTTCGGCCGGCGTCATCGATTTGGAGACCAACGCCGTATAGCCGCCGATCAGGTCGACACCGACCTTCTTGGCCGCGCGGTCGAGCGCATGCGCGATCTTGACGAAGTCGTCCGGCGACTTGCAGGAACTCGCCCCTACCAGCGCGATCGGGGTGACGGTGATGCGCTTGTTGACAATCGGAATGCCGAAGTCGCGTTCGATGGCCTTGCCGACCTTCACGAGATCACGCGCCTTGTCGGTGATCTTGTGGTAGATGTTGTCGCAGACCGTGTCCACGTCCGAGGCAGCGCAGTCAAGCAGCGAAATACCCATGGTAATGGTGCGTACGTCGAGCTTTTCCTGCTCGATCATCTGATTGGTCTCGTGGACCTCCATAATGTTCAGCATTGCTACCCCTTTCATAAAATTCTGACGCAAATCTCTCTATACGGCACCTCTTGGTGCGCCAAGTAGGCCATTTTTTACAGAATCATACTCAATTCATCAATTTTTGACCCTCTTGGTGCACCAAGAACCCCGAAAAATACCACAATTGCCTTCATTTACACTTTATAGGGCCACTTGGCGCGCCAAGAAGACTTAAAAAGAGAGATTGCTTAGCGGACAAAAACAATTATTAGGAAACGAACGTCGTTTTTACTCAGACGCGGTGCATCTTGGTGAAGATTTCCTCACGCTGGCAGCGGATGCGCACGCCGATCTTCTCGCCAAGCGCTTCGAGGCCGTCGACCAGCGTCGAAAATTCCTCGTCGGACTTGGAGTGATCGACGATCATCATCATGTTGAAGAACCCGTCGATGATAGTCTGCGAAATGTCGAGGACGTTGACTTTATGCTGCGAAAGGTAAGTGCAGACCTGCGCGATGATGCCGACCGTGTCCTGCCCGACCACCGTAATGACCGCTTTATCCATGGGAACCCCTTAAACCGATGCTTTTTGAAACCGCCGATGGCAAACGCCCGCCATACCGAATCCAAGTATAAATGAAGGTCGGGCGTCGGAGGCAATTGTGTCCGGAATATTAAAAATGAACAGGACATAACAACCTCAGCGATACTGACGCTCGTGGTTCTTGACACCGGCCAGATAGTGCGGGGCGGCGACGCTGTGATCGCTGCGGCCGAGATCCTGCTCGGAACCGTCCGTCACCAAGGCGGCGCTGAACATCGCCTCGTATTCGCGCATGTCCAGCCGCTCGCGGTTGTCGAGTAAAGTGCGGTGAGCCTGCACATCCAAACGTTGACGGTAGTTGGGCTGCAACGTACCGAAATAGAGCTCTGCCACGGAACCGGAGCCGTAGGAATAGAAGCCGATGCGATCGCCGGCCCTGAGGCTTTCGTCATTCTCAAGCAACGAAAGCAACGCGAGATAAATCGAACCGGTATAGATGTTGCCCACCTCTTTGCCGTAGACGATGCTTTGCTCGAAACGCTCGGTCAAGCGCACATAATCGGCCTCGGCGATCTTGCCACCTCCCAGCGTTCGCAGGCCCTTGCGCCCCATTTTCGAGAACGGGATATGGAAAAGCAGCGCCTGTAAATGTTCCGGATTTGCCATCTCCTGATCCTGCGCTTTGGCCCAGAGTTCCTCGAACATCCCGATGTAGACTTCCTCCGAGAATTTGCCGCGTGCGAAGGCGAGCGTGGAATAGTTCGGCCTCCAGAAGTCGCCGGTGCTGCGGCTTTCGTACAGCGATTCCGGTTCGATGGCGAGGATGGCGGGATCACTCGCGACAAGCATCGCCACCGCGCCTGCACCCTGCGTCACTTCGCCGGGCGTATCGAGGCCGTAACGCGCGATGTCGGAAGCGATGACCAGTGCCTTGCGGCCGGGGTGGCTGCGCACGTAATCGCACGCCAACTGGATGCCGGCGGTCGCGCCGTAGCAGGCTTCCTTGATTTCGATGGCACGCAGATTGCCGGTGAGTTCCAGCAAGTCCTGCACGAACAGTGCGGCGGCCTTGGACTGGTCGATGCTGCTTTCCGTGGCGACGATCAGCAGACCGATTTTCTGCCTGTCATCGGCAGAAAGCATGGGCTCGGCGGCGTTGGCGGCCATGGCGACGATGTCCTGGTCGAGCGCTGCGACCGACATTTTGCTCTGCCCGATGCCGATGAGGAATTTGTTCGGATCTACACCGCGTGCCTGCGCCAAATCAACCAGATCGAGATAGTGGTTGGGCGTGTAGAAGTTGATTTTGTCGATGCCGACGGTGGCATTGACGGTTACGTTGGTTCCTTGCATCATATTCGTCCGTTTCTTGTTTGTCCTTACTGGAATCATTTCAATGTATTACGCAGTTGATTGACCAAGTTTGTCGCAGTTTTTAAACTGGCTTTTGCAGGATCGGCACGGAGTCCGGCGACGATTTGTTGCAGTTCATCCGGCCTGGCTCCAGCCGACATTGCAAGGCTTTTGTATTGCAGATTCATGTGGCCGTCCTGGATGCCGCGCGTCACCAGCGCCCGCATCGCCGCAAGGTTGGAGGCGAGACCGACGCTGGCGACGATGCCCATAAGCCGCGAGGCATCAGGGTTATGGAGGAATTTCAAGCTGAGTTTGGCCATCGGCAATGTCGACATCGCACCACCGACACTGCCCAACGGCAGCGGAATATCGATATTGCCGACCAGTTGGCGATGTTTTTTATCGATGGTCCAGTTCGTCCACGTCCGACGCTGCTCATTGAGGTCGGCATAAGCGGCGGCGTTGATGTTTCTGGTATCGTTGCCGGTCGCCAGCACCACGGCACCGATGCCGTTCATGATGCCCTTGTTGTGCGTAGCCGCGCGCAATGGTGAAATCTGCGCGAATCGGGCAGCCGCCACAATACGCCGCGCGACCTGTTCCCCATCCATATCGCGGGTAGGCAGATTATCGAAATCAATACGCGCCTCGGACTGCGCCCGTTGGTCACGCGCATCGTTGGAGAGTATCGCCATCAGCAGGTCGAGTCCGCCAAGCCGCTCGGCACAATATCTGGCAACCGCTTCAGCGATGGTATTGACGACGTTGGCGCCCATCGCGTGGCCCGGGTCGACCAACAGGTCGATTTCGGAGAATCCCTCAGCCGACGCGGAAACACCGATCTTGCGCAACCCGCCTCCATGCGTCTGAAGACTGGGGTGTGCGTCGTGCGCGACCTTGCGGATTTGTGCCTCATGCTCACGCACAAATGTCATAAGGCCACCGTTATCAGATTGTAAGGAATCGTGATTTTGCTGATTATTTATCGCAAAACCATCGGCATTTTTATTAACCTGACGAACTTGACTTGGCATTTGCACAGATACATTCTCGTCACCGTTATCCGAACGCGATGAGGAATCATCTTTCATAAACACAATCTGCGCGGTGATGCCGTCACGTCGAACAGACGTACGGAAACCACCTGCACGAGCGATGCGGTGGGCGGCGTTGCTGGCGGCGGCAATCACCGACGGTTCCTCGACGGCCATTGGTACCCGTAAAGCCTCACCATCTACCACAAAATGATCGGCCAGGCCAAGCGGTACCGGAAAATTACCGATCTGGTTCTCCACCATATTGGTGGCCACGGCGGTCGGCAGCGCCGGTTCGTCGCTCAGCACACGCAGATCATCGTCACCGATCGCGCCTTCGGTGTGCAATTGCGCAATCCGCTCGGCCGTGGAAAGCTCATAGAATTTTGTCATCGTATGTTCTCCACCTCCATGGCCACGCCCTGCCCGCCGCCGACGCACAGCGCCGCGACACCGAGCGCTTTGCCGGTTCGCCGCAGGTTATGGACCAGCGTGGTCAATATCCTCGCGCCGGAAGCCCCCAACGCGTGCCCCAGCGCAAGTGCCCCGCCGCAAATGTTGTAGCGTTCCGGGTCAATACCCAACTGTTCGCGAGTCAGCCACGCCTGCGTGGCGAAGGCCTCGTTGACTTCGTACAGATCGATATCGGCAACCTTCTGGCCACAGCGTTCCAGCACTTTTTTGATAGCCGGAATCGTGGCATACCCCATCTGGTCGGGCCGATACCCCACCTCGGCATACCCGCGAATTACGGCCTGCGCCTTAAGGCCAAGTTCGCGCGCCTTGCCAGCAGTGGTGACCACCATCACGGCCGCCCCGTCACTCAACGGCGAGGTGTTGCCAGCGGTGACAATACCGTCGGAGTCAAAGACCGGTTTGAGCTTGGCAAGTCCTTCAATGGTCGTCCTTGGCCGCATCGTTTCGTCTCGTTTCAGACCGGCGACCGGCAGCACCTCGTCATCGAAATAGCCGGCCTCCCAAGCCGCGGCGGCCTTACGCTGCGAATCGACGGCGTAACGGTCCAGCTTGTCGCGACTGACCTTGAACCGTTGCGCAAGATTTTCGGCGGTGACCCCCATGGCGTAGCCGCCGAACGCATCATTGAGCGCGTCGTGATGCAAGGTGTCATGCCAGTGATCGACGTCGAATTCGTTCTTGCCGGTACGGCGTGCGAAAGCGGTCGCGTTCGACATGCTTTCCGATCCGCCCGCCAGCACCACGTTGGCGTCACCCATTGAAATGGCGCTTTGGGCCAGACGAATCGCCTTCAAGCCGGAGCCGCAGACCTGATTGATACTCATCGCCGTGCCGGTCATCGGCATACCGGCGCCGAGCTGGACCTGCCGTGCCACATTCTGTTTGGAACCGGTGGCCAATACATTGCCCAGAATGACCTGGTCGAATATTCCGGCATCGATGCCGGAACGCTCGAGCCCGCGCCTGACCAGTTCAGTCGCCATATCCACCGCACTCATGCCGCTTAGCGCACCACGGAACTTGCCGGTAGCCGTACGCCACGAAGCGGCGATGACCACATCATTCTCGCGAATTCGCACCCCGCTCATCGGGCGGCTCCAGCTACTCCGTCGGCACCAAGGTCCACGAAAACGCCGAGCCTCATCAAATCCGTATCTCGCAAGCACATAAGCACAATCCTTCCTAGCGTCTGTCAGGTTAAGCGGAGAGGCCATAGACGTGAAAGGGGCGGTGACGCTATCTCCACCAGCGTTCACAGCCCCTTTACGCATATCGCAAGTTCATCACAACTTCAACGGCATTACCACGAATTTGTATGGCAACCAGTGTTCCGTGCTTGCAATATCGTCACAATTTTGTGATGTTTATTGATTTATCAGCTTCACTTACGCCTCTCGATGTGCCGAATCCGAGGCAACCGCCGCCAACGCGCGCGGGGCATGGAAGCCTTGATTCGCAAATTCGTCGGCGACCGCCTGCGCTACGGCACGGCCCTGACCTTTATCGACAAGCGCAATGATGGAACCGCCGAAACCGCCACCGGTCATGCGGGCACCGTACGCACCGTGCTTGCGGGCGACATCAACTGCCACATCCAGCTCGGGGACCGTGACCTCATAGTCCTTGGCCAACGAATCGTGTGAAGCGTTGAACAGACGCCCCGCCCTCTCGACATCCCCGGCCGCGAACGCCTTCACAAATTCCGGCACACGCCAAATCTCCGTGACGACGTGACGTACGCGCTTCTTCG is a window from the Bifidobacterium sp. ESL0745 genome containing:
- a CDS encoding hydroxymethylglutaryl-CoA reductase, which encodes MTKFYELSTAERIAQLHTEGAIGDDDLRVLSDEPALPTAVATNMVENQIGNFPVPLGLADHFVVDGEALRVPMAVEEPSVIAAASNAAHRIARAGGFRTSVRRDGITAQIVFMKDDSSSRSDNGDENVSVQMPSQVRQVNKNADGFAINNQQNHDSLQSDNGGLMTFVREHEAQIRKVAHDAHPSLQTHGGGLRKIGVSASAEGFSEIDLLVDPGHAMGANVVNTIAEAVARYCAERLGGLDLLMAILSNDARDQRAQSEARIDFDNLPTRDMDGEQVARRIVAAARFAQISPLRAATHNKGIMNGIGAVVLATGNDTRNINAAAYADLNEQRRTWTNWTIDKKHRQLVGNIDIPLPLGSVGGAMSTLPMAKLSLKFLHNPDASRLMGIVASVGLASNLAAMRALVTRGIQDGHMNLQYKSLAMSAGARPDELQQIVAGLRADPAKASLKTATNLVNQLRNTLK
- a CDS encoding thiolase family protein — encoded protein: MSGVRIRENDVVIAASWRTATGKFRGALSGMSAVDMATELVRRGLERSGIDAGIFDQVILGNVLATGSKQNVARQVQLGAGMPMTGTAMSINQVCGSGLKAIRLAQSAISMGDANVVLAGGSESMSNATAFARRTGKNEFDVDHWHDTLHHDALNDAFGGYAMGVTAENLAQRFKVSRDKLDRYAVDSQRKAAAAWEAGYFDDEVLPVAGLKRDETMRPRTTIEGLAKLKPVFDSDGIVTAGNTSPLSDGAAVMVVTTAGKARELGLKAQAVIRGYAEVGYRPDQMGYATIPAIKKVLERCGQKVADIDLYEVNEAFATQAWLTREQLGIDPERYNICGGALALGHALGASGARILTTLVHNLRRTGKALGVAALCVGGGQGVAMEVENIR
- a CDS encoding tRNA (cytidine(34)-2'-O)-methyltransferase; the protein is MTDAVQTAGNATNPENKVTDMYEYGYRKSNYGPDELVTDAHGNPISVVDAMMSAKDASEAKTVTPHLCYYSPRIPGNTGSAIRLCAVTGTILHLIEPLGFNLKDTKLRRAGLDYHDMAHVVLHPDFDDLVKSMPNSRIIAFTAHATKLYTDVRYRPTDILLFGPEPGNIPDPMDIMEGPHVAEQVRLPMRPSLRSLNLTNCASIAIYEAWRQLGFKGGE
- a CDS encoding hydroxymethylglutaryl-CoA synthase, which gives rise to MMQGTNVTVNATVGIDKINFYTPNHYLDLVDLAQARGVDPNKFLIGIGQSKMSVAALDQDIVAMAANAAEPMLSADDRQKIGLLIVATESSIDQSKAAALFVQDLLELTGNLRAIEIKEACYGATAGIQLACDYVRSHPGRKALVIASDIARYGLDTPGEVTQGAGAVAMLVASDPAILAIEPESLYESRSTGDFWRPNYSTLAFARGKFSEEVYIGMFEELWAKAQDQEMANPEHLQALLFHIPFSKMGRKGLRTLGGGKIAEADYVRLTERFEQSIVYGKEVGNIYTGSIYLALLSLLENDESLRAGDRIGFYSYGSGSVAELYFGTLQPNYRQRLDVQAHRTLLDNRERLDMREYEAMFSAALVTDGSEQDLGRSDHSVAAPHYLAGVKNHERQYR
- the fucO gene encoding lactaldehyde reductase, which produces MVYRMIFNQEAYFGRGAIKEIPNVAKAHGFTKAFIVTDPVLLKTGTVNKVTDVLDAAGMPYEIFDNVKPNPPVECIQDGVEKFKSAGADFLIGLGGGSPQDTCKGIGIITANPEFADVLSLEGTAATKNPSIPIFGVPTTAGTASETTINYVVTDTAKKRKFVAVDPHDIPLVAFVDPDMTDSMPRSLKVATGLDALTHAIEGFVTPGAWELSDCLSLQTIRMIAANLAKSADGDVKAGEQMAYASYITGMAYSNVGLGLVHGMAHALGGLLGVAHGVANGILLAPVMEYNKDYTGEKYRAIAHAFGDQDSYNPDRSIEEVREEAVQKIHQLTVDLGNPTTISEVGAKESDIDGLTENAFVDVCTGGNPRKPTKDDIRAIYESLM
- a CDS encoding PFL family protein; this encodes MLNIMEVHETNQMIEQEKLDVRTITMGISLLDCAASDVDTVCDNIYHKITDKARDLVKVGKAIERDFGIPIVNKRITVTPIALVGASSCKSPDDFVKIAHALDRAAKKVGVDLIGGYTALVSKSMTPAERMLIESIPQALSQTDIVCSSVNVGSTKTGIDMDAVELLGHVIKDTAYVTRDNDSYGCVKFVAFCNAPDDNPFMAGGFHGVTEGDVVVNVGVSGPGVVSRALDQAKGKDFEFLCETIKRTAFKITRVGQLVAQEASKRLGVPFGIIDLSLAPTAAVGDSVGEVLEKIGLDQVGAPGTTAALAMLNDQVKKGGIMASSYVGGLSGAFIPVSEDKNMIDAAASGCLTIEKLEAMTCVCSVGLDMIAIPGVTTAFTISGMIADEAAIGMVNQKTTAVRVIPVYGKGVGAVANFGGLMGYAPIIPVNQTSCEAFVTRGGRIPAPIHSFKN
- a CDS encoding ACT domain-containing protein, giving the protein MDKAVITVVGQDTVGIIAQVCTYLSQHKVNVLDISQTIIDGFFNMMMIVDHSKSDEEFSTLVDGLEALGEKIGVRIRCQREEIFTKMHRV